One window of Thermacetogenium phaeum DSM 12270 genomic DNA carries:
- a CDS encoding PucR family transcriptional regulator, which produces MMNKTREALNRELLDLVLQEKGLEALVASLGRFLERPVLMLDGDFNPLASSDKEAIFKAGEIKTGLLENYPSTAGRSRVVVAADGEPLPLLLQPVRAGAELFGFLCLLEEEGALCPPDEEAVEQAALVAALDFQKRRAVEEIERRYLNDFVRDLLEGRIETRATALHRGNIYKWDVTRPQVLFAIKLVTPSGYGIAHPSIAGRMQYLHRLESRIRSVMLEHSKNDYLVAHMGDVNVMLLVPEADSPASVKQECLNIAGRLIPQLQKGIDEQELIVKIGISRVCRDYSELPDAFREALEAIQMNVEMNSSGAVVHYDDLGMSRLLMRVEDTRELEKYCEEHLGDLIRYDESCGTELLKTLIAVIEADGNLRQASEKLYIHYNTLRYRLRRIKELAGIDFSCWQKVARVVVAIQVYRILRARKKIAQ; this is translated from the coding sequence ATGATGAACAAAACGAGGGAAGCGCTGAACCGGGAACTTCTGGACCTGGTTCTGCAGGAAAAGGGCCTGGAAGCTCTGGTAGCCTCCCTGGGGCGGTTTCTCGAGAGGCCGGTCTTGATGCTGGACGGGGACTTCAATCCGCTGGCCTCCTCGGATAAAGAGGCCATCTTCAAAGCGGGGGAGATCAAAACCGGACTGCTGGAGAATTATCCGTCCACCGCCGGCCGGAGCCGGGTTGTCGTCGCAGCGGACGGGGAGCCGCTTCCCCTCTTGCTGCAGCCGGTCCGGGCGGGTGCAGAACTCTTTGGATTCCTCTGCCTTCTGGAAGAAGAGGGCGCCCTCTGCCCTCCGGATGAGGAGGCGGTGGAGCAGGCGGCGCTGGTGGCGGCGCTGGACTTTCAAAAGCGCCGGGCTGTCGAGGAGATCGAGCGCCGCTATTTGAACGACTTCGTCAGGGACCTGCTGGAGGGGAGGATCGAAACGAGGGCCACCGCTCTGCACAGGGGGAACATCTACAAGTGGGACGTCACCAGGCCGCAGGTCTTGTTCGCCATCAAACTCGTGACGCCTTCGGGATATGGAATTGCTCATCCCAGCATCGCAGGGAGGATGCAGTATCTCCACAGGCTGGAAAGCAGAATCAGGAGCGTGATGCTGGAGCACTCCAAAAACGACTACCTGGTGGCGCACATGGGGGACGTCAACGTCATGCTCCTCGTTCCGGAAGCGGACTCCCCCGCTTCCGTCAAACAGGAGTGCCTTAATATCGCCGGGCGCCTCATCCCTCAGCTGCAGAAGGGCATTGACGAGCAGGAGCTGATCGTCAAGATCGGCATCTCCAGGGTCTGCCGCGACTATTCCGAACTCCCCGACGCCTTCCGGGAGGCCCTGGAGGCCATCCAGATGAACGTGGAGATGAACTCCTCCGGTGCGGTCGTCCACTACGACGACTTAGGTATGAGCAGGCTGCTGATGCGCGTTGAGGATACCAGGGAGCTGGAAAAGTACTGCGAGGAGCACTTAGGGGACCTGATTAGATATGATGAGAGCTGCGGTACGGAGCTTTTAAAGACCCTGATCGCGGTGATCGAAGCGGACGGCAACCTCAGGCAGGCTTCAGAGAAGCTGTACATCCACTACAACACCCTGCGCTACCGGCTGCGCCGGATAAAGGAGCTGGCGGGAATCGACTTCAGCTGCTGGCAGAAGGTGGCCAGGGTGGTGGTGGCGATTCAGGTCTACCGCATCCTCCGGGCGAGGAAGAAGATCGCCCAGTAA
- a CDS encoding trimethylamine methyltransferase family protein yields the protein MRTEFYYPRVATRTNYETWEAAGGKDTWTKAEEEARKILENHRPQRLPDDVVARIMEMEPGIIAV from the coding sequence GTGCGCACCGAATTCTACTATCCGCGGGTCGCCACGAGAACGAATTACGAAACTTGGGAGGCAGCCGGGGGCAAGGACACCTGGACAAAGGCCGAGGAGGAAGCGAGAAAGATCCTGGAGAACCACCGGCCGCAGCGGCTGCCGGATGACGTCGTCGCCAGGATCATGGAAATGGAACCGGGAATAATCGCTGTTTAG
- a CDS encoding type II toxin-antitoxin system VapC family toxin, protein MRQIFVDTSFWYAHAFAGDPHHQEAAAFLNHISATLVTSNFVFDELMTILRYDFGHHVAVKYGKHLRESKICTLIRLNADDEETAWSLFLKYGDQNFSFTDCTSFALMRRLGINEAAAFDGHFDAAGFIRLPEVPLRKNPR, encoded by the coding sequence ATGCGACAGATATTTGTAGATACAAGCTTTTGGTACGCCCATGCCTTTGCCGGTGACCCCCATCACCAGGAGGCAGCAGCTTTTCTCAACCATATATCTGCTACCCTTGTAACTTCTAACTTCGTTTTTGACGAATTAATGACTATCCTGCGGTATGACTTCGGCCACCACGTAGCCGTTAAATACGGGAAACACCTGCGGGAGAGCAAGATCTGTACTCTGATACGCCTGAACGCCGATGATGAAGAAACAGCATGGTCGCTTTTCCTTAAGTACGGCGATCAAAATTTCAGTTTTACAGACTGCACCAGCTTTGCTCTCATGCGCCGCCTGGGAATTAACGAGGCAGCCGCTTTTGACGGTCATTTTGATGCCGCCGGTTTCATCCGCTTACCCGAGGTGCCGCTAAGAAAAAACCCCCGTTGA